The following proteins are co-located in the Gemmatimonadota bacterium genome:
- a CDS encoding Gfo/Idh/MocA family oxidoreductase: MSTGNIRIGLIGLGTVCEFVHYPGFSRIPGVEIAGLCEVDEDLLARRQALWGVTAGFTDVDRFLAAVRPDAVAVAVPNVYHRDIVLKAVRAGCHVLCEKPIGMTVAETVDMHESARNAGVRHMTAFTYRFVPGMRYLKHLVDEGELGEIRHARFQRLQDWGERSVGWRQYRRMAATGELGDMGIHRIDFAEDLLGPIRSVCASLKQVVPRDRTEDGRPCEAQDVEDWIAWIAEFESGATGVFEMGKLTKGHGPAGDHDLCELNGSNGSAAYRLHTPFAIQAGPRREKYRRRSVPKRFLTLPGSPRDPREGDPLQTFRFDQAWEFVSAIREGRDCVPSFYHGMRAQVVAEAILEAAASRKWVDVPG, encoded by the coding sequence ATGTCGACAGGCAACATACGCATCGGGCTCATTGGACTCGGTACGGTTTGCGAATTCGTGCATTATCCGGGGTTTTCCCGTATCCCGGGCGTGGAAATCGCCGGTCTGTGCGAAGTGGACGAAGACCTGCTGGCCCGCAGGCAGGCACTGTGGGGCGTCACGGCCGGATTCACGGACGTGGACCGGTTCCTGGCCGCCGTCAGGCCGGACGCCGTGGCCGTCGCCGTGCCGAACGTGTACCACCGCGATATCGTGCTCAAAGCCGTCCGGGCGGGTTGCCACGTGCTGTGTGAAAAACCCATCGGCATGACCGTCGCGGAGACCGTTGACATGCACGAGTCCGCCCGGAACGCCGGCGTCCGCCACATGACCGCCTTTACCTACCGGTTCGTGCCGGGCATGCGCTACCTGAAACACCTGGTCGATGAAGGCGAGCTCGGTGAGATACGCCACGCCCGCTTCCAGCGTCTCCAGGACTGGGGAGAGCGTTCCGTGGGATGGCGCCAGTACCGGCGCATGGCGGCGACGGGAGAACTCGGCGACATGGGTATCCACCGTATCGACTTCGCCGAGGACCTGCTCGGCCCGATCAGGTCGGTATGCGCGTCGCTCAAGCAGGTCGTTCCCCGGGACCGCACGGAGGACGGACGGCCCTGCGAGGCGCAGGACGTGGAAGACTGGATCGCGTGGATCGCCGAGTTCGAATCGGGGGCCACGGGCGTGTTCGAAATGGGTAAACTGACCAAGGGCCACGGGCCCGCCGGCGACCACGACCTCTGCGAGTTGAACGGGAGCAATGGCTCCGCCGCCTACCGGCTTCACACTCCCTTTGCCATCCAGGCCGGACCGCGGCGGGAGAAATACCGGCGGCGCAGCGTACCGAAGCGCTTCCTCACCCTGCCCGGTTCGCCCCGCGACCCGAGAGAGGGCGACCCACTTCAGACCTTTCGCTTCGACCAGGCCTGGGAGTTCGTCAGCGCCATCCGCGAGGGACGGGACTGCGTGCCTTCCTTCTACCACGGCATGCGCGCCCAGGTCGTGGCGGAGGCCATCCTCGAGGCGGCCGCGTCCCGTAAGTGGGTGGACGTGCCGGGATGA
- a CDS encoding PorV/PorQ family protein: MRKLSYLLIATLLAIPAGPSRAGVGQGGGLFLQIAPDARSTAMGETGVAHARGAQVPAWNPGGLGFLEYSGVSGTYFKWLPYLADDLYYLHFSYVHPVEGIGTFGVSVPYLSLGEQQRVSATGDSQGTFKSSDMAVSLSYGALINDRLGVGSNLKIIRSALSDEDDGVGSSFALDVGVTARVMPRFTLAGVLQNLGTEIKYTDSNQGDPLSRNLKVGAALKALEDESNSLMLAVDLNRMLLENSGNILNVGLEYWYQDLIALRTGYVHDADGDVKTPTFGGGLQWKMYRIDFSYTTSSTLQDITKFTISARF, translated from the coding sequence GTGAGAAAGCTAAGCTACCTGCTCATTGCAACGCTGCTGGCGATCCCGGCCGGGCCGTCCCGGGCCGGTGTCGGTCAGGGTGGCGGCCTGTTCCTGCAGATCGCTCCCGACGCGCGGTCCACGGCCATGGGCGAAACCGGCGTCGCCCACGCCCGGGGCGCCCAGGTCCCCGCGTGGAATCCCGGCGGACTTGGATTTCTGGAGTACAGCGGTGTGTCGGGGACCTATTTCAAATGGCTGCCCTACCTGGCGGACGATCTCTACTACCTGCACTTCTCCTACGTGCACCCGGTCGAAGGCATCGGGACCTTCGGCGTCAGTGTGCCTTATCTCTCGCTGGGTGAACAACAGCGGGTGAGCGCGACCGGGGACAGCCAGGGGACGTTCAAGAGTTCGGACATGGCGGTGTCCCTCTCTTACGGCGCCCTGATCAACGACCGCCTGGGGGTCGGATCCAATCTGAAGATCATCCGGAGCGCTCTTTCCGACGAGGACGACGGGGTGGGCTCGAGCTTCGCCCTGGACGTCGGCGTGACCGCCCGCGTCATGCCCCGGTTCACCCTGGCCGGCGTCCTTCAGAACCTGGGGACGGAAATCAAGTACACGGATTCGAACCAGGGAGATCCGCTGTCCCGGAACCTCAAGGTGGGCGCCGCGCTCAAGGCGCTCGAAGACGAGTCGAACAGCCTGATGCTTGCTGTCGACCTCAACCGCATGCTGCTGGAGAACAGCGGAAACATCCTGAACGTCGGGTTGGAATACTGGTACCAGGACCTGATCGCGCTGCGGACGGGGTACGTGCACGACGCGGACGGCGATGTGAAAACGCCCACGTTCGGCGGCGGACTGCAGTGGAAGATGTACCGCATCGACTTCAGCTACACCACGAGTTCGACGCTCCAGGACATCACCAAGTTCACCATTTCGGCCAGGTTTTAA
- a CDS encoding glutaminyl-peptide cyclotransferase encodes MKRNLIAILVCLAALTGLAVLTGLAACTEPTNSSTSPADAQAGNDSTAVASKSYTYEVVRSFPHDTGAFTQGLAIQGETLYESTGNYGQSSLRQVALQTGEVERVRRIAATIFGEGLALYDDKIIQLTWKSGIGFIYDREDFELLRSVSYPGEGWGITYDGARFIMSDGSSNLYFRDKVTFAETGRVVVRDGDGPVRNLNELEYVKGEVYANVWQEDRIARIDPETGRVTGWIDLEGLLESGGQHGLGEGGGTVDVLNGIAYDAAGDRLFVTGKWWPRLFEIRLVEKQDPSG; translated from the coding sequence ATGAAACGGAACCTGATCGCCATCCTGGTTTGCCTCGCGGCCCTGACCGGCCTCGCGGTCCTGACCGGCCTCGCCGCCTGTACCGAGCCCACGAATTCGAGCACCAGCCCCGCTGATGCGCAGGCAGGGAACGACTCCACGGCGGTCGCGTCGAAGTCCTATACCTACGAGGTGGTCCGGTCCTTCCCCCACGATACGGGTGCCTTTACCCAAGGCCTGGCGATCCAGGGCGAAACGCTGTACGAGAGCACCGGGAACTACGGCCAGTCCTCCCTGCGCCAAGTGGCGCTGCAGACCGGAGAAGTGGAACGGGTCCGCCGGATTGCCGCGACGATCTTCGGGGAAGGACTCGCCCTCTACGACGACAAGATCATCCAGCTCACCTGGAAATCCGGTATCGGGTTCATCTACGACCGGGAGGACTTCGAGCTGCTGCGGAGCGTGTCCTATCCCGGCGAGGGATGGGGCATCACCTACGACGGCGCGCGGTTCATCATGTCCGACGGGTCTTCCAACCTGTACTTCCGCGACAAGGTGACCTTCGCGGAGACCGGCCGGGTGGTCGTGCGGGACGGGGACGGTCCGGTGCGCAACCTGAACGAACTGGAGTACGTGAAGGGCGAGGTCTACGCCAATGTCTGGCAGGAGGACCGCATCGCCCGCATCGATCCCGAAACGGGTCGGGTCACGGGGTGGATCGACCTGGAGGGACTGCTCGAATCGGGCGGTCAGCATGGACTCGGCGAGGGGGGCGGTACGGTGGATGTGCTCAATGGCATCGCCTACGATGCCGCGGGGGACCGACTGTTCGTCACCGGGAAGTGGTGGCCCCGGCTCTTCGAGATCCGGCTGGTCGAAAAACAGGACCCCTCCGGGTAA
- a CDS encoding GNAT family N-acetyltransferase — MIRIRRAGEDDFEAIWSIFHPVVRSADTYPYPPDTDRDQARALWMAPPNRAYVALDGRKVVGTYYIRPNQPGQGAHVANAGFMVDPDIQGRGVGRAMGTHALEEARRAGYLSMQFNMVVGTNHRAVALWRDLGFSIIGTVPGAFDHPEHGLVDAHIMYRKLQEPDP; from the coding sequence ATGATCCGGATACGCCGAGCCGGCGAAGACGATTTCGAAGCCATCTGGTCCATCTTCCACCCGGTCGTCCGGTCGGCCGACACCTATCCCTATCCGCCCGATACGGACAGGGACCAGGCCCGCGCGCTGTGGATGGCGCCGCCGAACCGGGCCTACGTCGCGCTGGACGGGCGCAAGGTGGTGGGTACCTACTATATCCGTCCCAACCAGCCGGGACAGGGCGCCCACGTGGCGAACGCGGGGTTCATGGTCGATCCGGACATCCAGGGCCGCGGCGTGGGGCGGGCCATGGGCACTCACGCCCTCGAAGAGGCGCGCCGCGCAGGATACCTGTCCATGCAGTTCAACATGGTCGTCGGCACGAACCACAGGGCGGTCGCGCTCTGGCGGGACCTGGGGTTCTCGATCATCGGCACCGTCCCGGGCGCGTTCGACCATCCGGAGCACGGCCTCGTGGATGCACACATCATGTACCGGAAGTTGCAGGAACCTGACCCATGA
- a CDS encoding ankyrin repeat domain-containing protein, with amino-acid sequence MALEKQLTSAAWSGDLDAAKALLKEDPEAARHWQPIMTAAFTGSTEIVRLLVEHGADPNVISRNNHRHRPLHRVLEHKKTIPKGPHHVETVRALLELGARVELRGGHGRMTAPCLAAVGGEIQFLPVLREYIEDWDIFTSVALGEADSIRALLDGDEGLVDAVDENRWRPLNYAAASRAGQDDAAVAARLEAIVVLLLERGAEVNRPPPPLTSAIGNPAMMQAMLDAGAKPDPGLVNALWSVDYDSVEMLLAAGADIRHPAVDDTLSELVQYGSYNMARFLVDRGANVNAVDDHRGRTALHWAAVRGAGKAFVNYLLDQGSDPSIRDLDGATALDIAREKKRKAIETMLVERGRG; translated from the coding sequence ATGGCCCTGGAAAAGCAACTGACGAGCGCGGCGTGGTCCGGCGACCTGGACGCCGCGAAAGCCCTGCTGAAGGAGGACCCGGAGGCCGCCCGGCACTGGCAGCCCATCATGACGGCCGCCTTCACGGGGAGTACGGAGATCGTCAGGCTGCTGGTCGAACACGGCGCCGATCCCAACGTGATCAGCCGCAACAACCATCGTCACCGGCCGCTGCATCGCGTGCTGGAACACAAGAAGACGATTCCCAAAGGACCGCACCACGTAGAAACCGTGCGCGCCCTCCTCGAACTCGGCGCGCGCGTCGAACTGCGGGGCGGCCACGGCCGCATGACGGCGCCCTGTCTCGCCGCCGTGGGCGGGGAGATCCAGTTCCTGCCGGTGCTCCGAGAATACATCGAGGACTGGGATATATTCACCAGTGTGGCCCTGGGCGAAGCGGACAGTATCCGGGCGCTCCTGGACGGGGACGAAGGCCTGGTCGACGCGGTGGACGAGAACCGGTGGCGGCCCCTGAACTACGCCGCGGCTTCCCGCGCGGGTCAGGACGACGCGGCGGTCGCCGCCCGCCTGGAGGCGATCGTCGTGCTGCTCCTGGAGAGGGGCGCCGAGGTCAACCGGCCTCCCCCGCCGCTGACCTCCGCCATCGGCAACCCGGCCATGATGCAGGCGATGCTGGACGCCGGCGCCAAGCCCGATCCCGGCCTGGTCAACGCCCTGTGGAGCGTGGATTACGATTCGGTCGAAATGCTGCTGGCGGCGGGGGCGGACATCCGGCATCCCGCGGTGGACGACACCCTGAGCGAACTGGTGCAGTACGGAAGCTACAACATGGCCCGTTTCCTGGTAGACCGCGGCGCCAACGTGAACGCCGTCGACGATCACCGCGGGCGTACCGCGCTGCACTGGGCCGCTGTCCGCGGCGCCGGGAAGGCATTCGTCAACTACCTGCTCGACCAGGGGTCCGATCCGTCGATCCGGGACCTGGACGGCGCCACGGCGCTGGACATCGCCCGCGAGAAGAAAAGGAAGGCCATCGAGACCATGCTCGTGGAAAGAGGCCGCGGATGA
- a CDS encoding zinc-binding alcohol dehydrogenase, with protein sequence MATVDGIELKQLVCNNAFEPRWEPYTLDDLAPDEVRVRSELTAAKHGTEKGEITGESIYCSVPMDPDGRVFDRSRTRPYDPTAWKPVGNTTVGTVMAAGGEVEGLREGDRVYGYGGFRPVHQGRHFKPLLPGFTEEAACCMDPADFALAAVRDGQVRIGERVIVFGMGAIGLFTVQLARLSGAVDVVAVDPIDRRRELALRHGATRAVDPKKVGDFGMASREWLEHGADVAIEASGSYHALNQAIRATRYAGRVVPLAFYLGDAKGLYLGEEFHFNQIDIVSARACSRPQRNLFWEEDRIFEILVRLFREGTLHPHGLPDPVVTPEELPEAYGKMRHAPDEVIKVAARWP encoded by the coding sequence CCTTCGAACCCCGTTGGGAACCCTATACGCTGGACGATCTCGCTCCCGATGAAGTCCGCGTCCGCAGCGAACTCACCGCGGCGAAACACGGGACGGAGAAAGGCGAGATCACGGGAGAATCCATCTACTGCAGCGTGCCCATGGACCCGGACGGCCGGGTCTTCGACCGGTCGCGTACCCGCCCATACGACCCGACAGCGTGGAAACCCGTGGGCAATACAACCGTGGGTACGGTCATGGCCGCCGGCGGGGAAGTCGAAGGCCTGAGGGAGGGTGACCGGGTATACGGCTACGGCGGTTTCAGGCCGGTCCACCAGGGCCGTCATTTCAAACCGCTGCTTCCCGGATTCACCGAGGAGGCCGCCTGTTGCATGGACCCCGCCGATTTCGCCCTGGCGGCCGTGCGGGACGGACAGGTGCGAATCGGCGAGCGGGTCATTGTCTTCGGCATGGGCGCCATCGGGCTCTTCACCGTCCAGCTGGCCCGGCTTTCCGGTGCGGTCGACGTGGTGGCGGTGGACCCGATCGACCGCCGGCGCGAACTGGCCCTGCGGCACGGCGCGACCCGGGCGGTCGATCCGAAGAAGGTCGGCGATTTCGGCATGGCTTCCCGCGAATGGCTCGAACACGGCGCGGACGTCGCCATCGAGGCCAGCGGGAGCTACCACGCGCTCAACCAGGCGATCCGGGCCACACGATACGCGGGGCGGGTGGTGCCCCTGGCCTTCTACCTGGGAGACGCGAAGGGACTTTACCTGGGCGAGGAGTTTCACTTCAACCAGATCGACATCGTCTCGGCGCGGGCCTGCAGCCGCCCGCAGCGGAACCTGTTTTGGGAAGAGGACCGTATCTTCGAAATCCTGGTCCGCCTCTTCCGGGAGGGCACGCTCCATCCGCACGGTCTGCCCGATCCCGTCGTGACGCCGGAAGAATTGCCGGAAGCGTACGGAAAGATGCGGCACGCGCCGGATGAGGTGATCAAGGTGGCGGCAAGATGGCCGTAA